The DNA region gtagatttgcagtggtctgatactccttccatttcaatattatcgcttgcacagtgctccttgggatgtttaaagcttgggaaatatttttgtatccaaatccggctttaaacttcttcacaatagtatctcggacctgcctggtgtgttccttgttcttcatgatgctctctgcgcttttgacggacctctgagactatcacagtgcaggtgcatttatacggagacttgattacacacaggtggattgtatttatcatcattagtcatttaggtcaacattggatcattcagagatcctcactgaacttctggagagtgtttgctgcactgaaagtaaaggggctgaataattttgcacgcccaatttttcagtttttgatttgttaaaaaagtttgaaatatccaataaatgtcgttccacttcatgattgtgtcccacttgttgttgattcttcacaaaaaaatacagttttatatctttatgtttgaagcctgaaatgtggcaaaaggtcgcaaagttcaagggggacgaatactttcgcaaggcacagtATGTATAGTTTAAATGCACAGCTTTATAGCAGTATAGTCCTAGCTGTTTAGATAAAGCCAAAAAGGCATGGTCATATTTCATTTAACTCAAGATACAcgactgttcaaaagtttggggtcacttagaaatgtccttgtttttgaaagaaaacatgtttttgtccattaacctctctgatctcccaaacccggatccggtatcgtgactacagcctcaagctcattaccataacgcaacgttaactattcatgaaaatcgcaaattaaattaaataaatatgccatctctcaagcttagccttttgtaaacaacactgtcatctcagattttcaaaatatgcttctcaaccataggaaaacaataatttgtgtaaaagtagctagctagcgtagcatttagcgttagcattagcgttagcatccagcacgcaacatttcaacaaaaacataaaagccttcaaataaaatcatttacctttgaagaacttctgatgttttcaatgaggatactctcagttagatagcagatgctcagtttttccaaaaagattctttgtgtattagaaaacatgaaaacatggcaaatgttgtttagaatcaatcctcaaggtgtttttcacatatctcttcattgatatatcgttcttggacgcatggtttctcccctcaatccaatggaaaagtacaagcagctggcaattgcgcaccgaattccacgcaggacaccaggcggacacttggaaaatgtagtctcttatggtcaatcttccaatgatatgcctacaaatacgtcacaatgctgctaacacattgggggaacgacagaaagtgtaggctcattccttgcgcaatcacagccatataaggagacaatggaaaacagagcttcagaaattctgctcatttcctggttgacgcatcatcttggtttcgcctgtagaatgagttctggggcacttacagacaatatctttgcagattctgaaactttagagtgttttctttcaaaaactgtcaagaatatgcatagtcgagcatcttttcgtgacaaaatatcgcgcttaaaacgggaacgttttttatccaaaaatgaaatagcgcccctagagatcaaagaggttaaaataacattaaattgatcagaaatgcagtgtagacattgtttgtGTTGTAAATAACTGTTATAGctggatatttttttatggaTAACTACATaagtgtacagaggcccattatctaggcagagttgcaaagaaaaagccatatctcagactgacaaattaaagattaagatgggcaaaagaacacagacactggacagaggaactctgccttagaaggccagcatcccggagtcgcatattcactgttgacgttgaggctggtgttttgcgtgtactatttcatgaagctgccagttgaggacttgtgaggtgtctgtttctcaaactagacactaatgtacctgtcctcttgctcagttgtgcaccggggtctcccactcctctttctattctggttagggccagtttgtgctgttctatgaagggagtagtacagtgttgtacgagatcttcaatttcttggcaatttctcgcatggaatagccttaatttctcagaacaagaatagactgatgagtttcagaagaaagttatttgtttctagccaatttgagcctgtaatcgaacccacaaatgctgatcctccagatactcaactagtctaaagaaggccagttttattgcttctttaatcagcactacagttttcaactgtgctaacataattgcaaaagggttttctaatgatcaagtagccttttaaaatgataaacctggATTAGCCTACACAatttgccattggaacacaagtgatggttgctgataatgggcctctgtacgccactgtagatattccatacaaaatcagccgtttccagctacaatagtcatttacaacattaacaatgtctacactgtatttctgatcaatctgatgttattttaatggacttaTAATGtgctttcatttaaaaaaaaacaggtgaccccaagcttttgaacggtagtgtacattctGCTCCACTCAACCGTACAGCTGAGTCCACAGGTATTTAACAGCTGCATAGACAAACTTGGGGACTGAGGTGATGGGTTTTGACCTGGCTGGGAGACAGCTACCGCTAGATTAGGCTCTGACCTGACTTGACCTGCCTGAGGACAGACCTGTTCTCACCTGGGGACATGACATGAGAAGCCCTGACTAAAACTACCCTCAGGAAACTACTGTGTGCGtgtagtggtggaaaaagtactcaattgtcatacttgagtaaaagtaaagatacctttagtagaaaatgactcaagtgaaagtcacccagtaaaataattCTTGAGTAAAAGTTTGAAAGTATCTTGTTTTAAATACTTAAGtaaagtggtggaaaaagtactcaattgtcatacttaagtaaaaataaatTCTACACATGAAATTCCTTTATATTAGGCATACCAGAAGGCacaatgtccttgtttttgtatttacagacagccaggggtcCCACtaaaacactcagacataatttacaaatgcagtatttgtgtttagtgagtttccaccagatcagaggcagtagggatgacaacatgttatattgacaggtatatgaATTGGACCGTATTACTCTCCTGCCTGAGCATTTGAAATATattgagtacttttgggtgtcagggtatttttacttagttactttacaccacagttgtgtgtgtgtgtgtgtgtgtgtgtgtgtgtgcaccttaGCTCAGCAGTGAAGTTGTGTGTTTATTGATAGTGAACACCCATGAGATCTCCCTCCCTGCCGGAATCGAAAACTTCCAGGAACAGTAGTATTTTGTGCtgtttgagagagagggggagaaagatgtGGAAAACAATATTTCCTGTGTGCTTCCCTGGCTCAGAGATGTATTATTTATGAAGCCTCATGCGCTGCGGAGAGAGGGAgcgattgagggagagagaaatagacagaggcTGATGACGAAAAGGGAAAGAGTGGGAGTTATTCATGTGGTTTGGAGTCTGGTTGTGTGCAGACACCAAACCACAGGGTATTTGAATCAGTCTTTGaatctgcatctctctcttttgCCTACAAGGCTGTCTCTATCAAAAGCTACTACTCtaactatttttttatttttttgattaATATTATTGTATTTAgattgttttctattgtgttgttgaatgtatgtttgtttattccatgtgtaactctgtgttgttgtttgtgtcgcactgttttgctttatcttggccaggtcacagttgtaaatgagaacttgttctcaactaatctacctggttaaataaagttgaaataaaaaaactCTTTCTTTGTTCAAAACAGAGGTGGAAAGCAATGCTAATGCATGTTTATGTCTGGTGGCCATTttgtgttttttaaagaaaagtagGTTCTTACCAGACTCATTTAATATCGGTCTTCTCTTGTTTTACACCCCCTGTCTCTACATCCCCCTCTAGGAGAAGTTGTGTTATTACCCGGTGTGTGTGAGCAGTAAGAAGCGTTCAGAGGATGAGACCGAGGAGGGGCTGGGCGGTCTGCCTCGAAACATCTCCTCTGTCAGCTCTCTGCTGCTGTTTAATACTACAGAGAACctgttagtacacacacacacacacacacacacacacacacacacacacacacacactcaacacacactcCTCTaactgtttgtgtatgtgtttaggTATAAGAAGTATGTGTTCCTGGACCCCCTGGCGGGGGCGGTGACTAAAACACACACCAccctggagacagagaaggaagagaaaccATTTGACGCTCCGCTATCCATAACCAAGAGAGAACAGCTGgagagacaggtacacacacatcgTACACACACACTCCGTTACATGTGTTCACTAAAGAACTGGAGGCCTGAAAGATTATTTCAAAGGGCCTTGCAAACAGGTTAAAGTGTACCTTTGAATTAggacactttctctctcccttcttctctcattccctctccatctgtcccccTGTAGACAGCAGAGAGCTACTTCTATGTTCCAGACCTGGGTCAGGTCCCAGAGATAGACGTCCCCTCCTACCTACCAGACTTGCCAGGCATTGCTGACGACTTGTCCTACAGCCAAGACCTGGGGCCAGGCATCGCACCCTCTGGACCAACACACACCTTCCCTGAACTACCGACCTTCACTGGGGAGGACATGTCTGGTACACACGCTGTTTCTATTGTGTGGATTATATAGAAGTTTTCCTGGAAATCGGTCATGTCAACTTACGGAACTGTTTCTATTGGTtgatgttttgttgtttgtttgtgttacaGGTTCTCAGTTCCAAGTTGCAGTCccgcctcctccccctcctcccccaccagagcccacacacacccccgcccctccccctggtctcccccctcctccacctcctcccccacctccacctGCAGAGAGCCCTGCTGAACCCAACCGCACTCGGAGCacaggtaccacacacacacacacacgcacacactacacacagtacattcggaaagtattcagaccccttcactttccacattttgttacgttacagccttatttgaacatgtataaaaaaatatatattcttcatcaatctacacgcaataccctataatgacaaagtaaaaacaggtttttagacatttttgcaaatgtatttaaaaaaaaaacggaaatattacatttacataagtattcagaccctttactcagtactttgttgaagcacctttggcagtgattacagcctcaagtattcttgggtatgacactacaagcttggctcacctgtatttggggagtttctcccattcttctctgcagatcctttcaagctctttcaggttgaaaggggagcgtcgctgcacagctatattcaggtctctccagagatgttcgatcgggttcaagttcgggctctggctgggccactcaaggacattcagagacttgtccccaagccactactgcgttgtcttggctgtgtacttactatcgttgtcctgttggaaggtaaacctttgcccAAATCTggggtcctgagcactctggagcaggttttcatcaagggtctgtctttactttgctccgttcatctttccctcgatcctgaattgtctcccagtccctgccactaaaaaacatccccacagcatgatgctgccaccaccatgcttcaccgtagggatggtgacaggtttcctccagacatgacgcttggcattcaggccaaagagtttaacttggtttcatcagaccagataatcttgtttctcattgtctgagagtcctttgggggcctttttgcaaactccaaggggctgtcatgtgccttttactgaggagtagcttctgtctggccactctatcataaaggcctgattggtggagtgctgcagagatggttgtgcttctggaaggatttcccatctccacaggaactctggagctctgtcagagtgaccattgggttcttggtcacctctctgaccaaggcccttccctcccgattgctcagtttggccgggcggccagctctaggaagactcttgatggttccaaacttcttccatttaagaattatggatgcaagtgtgttcttggggaccttcaatgctgcagaaattgttttttttacccttccccagatctgtgcctcgatacaatcctgtctcggacatctacagacaattcctttgacctcatggcatggtttttgctctgacatgcactgttaactgtgggaccttgtatagacaggtttgtgcctttccaaatcatgtccaatgaattgaatttaccacaggtggactccaagttgtagaaacatctcaaggatgatcaatggaaacaggatgcacctgatctctatttcgagtctcaaagcaaagggtctgaatacttatttctgtttttaatcaatttgctaaaatttctaaaaacctgtttcagctttctcattatggggtattgtgtgtagatcgatgagggggaaaaaataatttaatacattttaaaataagtctgtaacgtaacaagatgtggaaaaagggaaggggtctgaatactttccgaatgcactgtatgtaagtatacacacacacacacacactcctctccaaCTGTGTGTTTACGTCTAGCTCCTGTAGCGGGGGCTCCCGGCGAGGTGGTTGAATCAAACAGCCGGGCCAGTCTACTAGAGTCCATCCGCAACGCTGGAGGCATCGGCAAGGCCAAACTACGCAACATCAAAGAACGCAAGATGGAAAAGAAGAAACAGAAGGAACAGGAACAAGGTaagagaaaaagaggaggagtgagaggggagaggtggtggggagagagaggaagaagaagaatagagggagagagaaataaacaGATTGCCGTTGGTTGAGTGTCTTGGTTCTCCACTTGAATAACAAGCGAGAAATCAGTCTTGAATCTGGTGACTCTTTGAGAGCATGTAGCACCAACAGAGCAATGCTACCTGCCTCCAGTTCTTTAACTTACAGAGCATATTTGGGACATAGGTAACCCTGTGGTGTGTCtttacacacactaacactaactagtcATAGAGAACAGCTCAGGGCTGCATGACCTTTAGATGTATAAACATCACCTTCTTATCTCTATGACATTTGCTGTGAGCGCGTGTGAGGGAGCGAGAAAATGTGTGAGAGTAAGTCCCGTCATCATTGCTGGTTCAGTTGCTGCCGGGCCACCAACATTTAACAGTTGGGTTCATTTGAGCAAGTCATGAAAACTACTACAGTTGTTCACCAGCTATACTATTTATGTAGTATGTAGCTACAGTAATGTAacttctctggtctctctccactGTACTAAAAGGACATAGAAATGGAATCCATCATCTCTGCTTCACTGCTTTCTTActgtgttctccctccctctctcagtggTAGCAGCAGCCAGTGGAGGAGACTTCATGTCAGATCTCTTCAATAAGTTGGCGATGCGAAGGAAAGGTAAGCACatccctctccctgcctgtccctccctcctttgCTCATCTCCCCTGGGTTATTGTCGTAAAGGCTCTGATAATGGTGCATAAGTATTTCTGTGTCGGTGatcgtggtgtgtgtgtttcctagGTATCTCTGGTAAGGGTCCTGGAGGCGGGGACTCTGGGGAGGGCCCAGCTGGTTCTGGCAGCGCATTCGCTAGGATGTCCGATGTAATCCCGCCTCTTCCTGCCCCCCATCAGCCAACCGCTGAAGACGAGGACGACTGGGAGGCCTAACAACTGAGACATGCCAATCAGAACCAATGGAACTCTGAGCACATATAGCTCTAAGCCAATCAGAGAACAGAATACTGAGGCGATTCTGAGGGATGAAGCTAACGCTTGTTGAGGAGAGGTAATGCTGTGTTGTCAGTGGGTTGAGTTTCTTCCAGATGATAGACAATGGTGGCATTCCAGGTCGTAGCATAACTTCAATAAAGACCGGGAATGCCACTGGTTTCTTTGCAGATTATATGGTTGTTTGACGATAGTGACATGGTCCCTACGTATGCAATCAGCCGCAATTCCAGTGCCTGCCATGTATTTGACCCAGGTGTGTTATATAGTTCAGTGACTCCCTCTGTTGGTTTTCTGTAGTTTTGATCAACACACAGGAACCATCACGGACTGATCTTTACTGAGAAAAGGAAAGGACAAACAACTACAGGAGAAAAGTCAGACCTCATCTCAGCATTGTAAAGATGTTTAATAAAGTAACATGTAAATATTACATCATGTGTAACACCACACTAAAGTAGCAGAACATTTCAATCAAAATGTTAACACATTTCCTTCAATAAATGGCTTTTTGCATTTAAAATAAAACTGTCAGTGGAGAGTTGACTGATCTGTACTgctggagaggtgtgtgtgagacagacagtgcctaaacctgcagtgccttcagaaaatattcacatcccttgactttccCCAcctgttgttacaaagtgggattaaaatggatttaattgtcattttgttgtcaatgatctacacaaaatacgaaaaataaaacatcttaaatATTTAAGTATTTAACCCcctaagtcaatacatgttagaatcacctttggcagcgattacagctgtgagtctttctgggtacgtcttaagagctttgcacacctggattgtacaatattcgCACATTAgtattttaaaaattcttcaagctctggtTGTTGACCATTGCTAGACAGTCATGTACAGTAAGTATTTTCAAACCATTTTAAATCATAACTCGGCCACtccggaacattcaatgttgtcttggtaagcaactccggtgtatatttggccttgtgttttaggtaattgtcctgctgaaaggtgaatttgtctcccaagtgtctggtggaaagcagactgaacaaggttttcctctaggattttacctgtgctgaGCTCTctcccgtttctttttatcctaaactcccttgtccttgctgatgacaagcatacccataacatgatgcagctaccaccatgcttgaaaatgtgaATAGTGATGTTGGATTTGTAGAAAAGTTTGTGGTCATATGCACATCCTTAAAACCATAGGTGCTGTGCTTACAAAGAATACTAGTACAGAACAAGGCCTGCACTCTGTTGAAGCTCCCAATTCAGTTTTATTGACAACGATATGATCTAAAACGGAGCTTCTTGGTCTTTACTTgtttgatttgccccaaacataacgctttgtattctggacaaaaagttattttgttttgCCAAATTtattgcagttttacttttgtgccttattgcaagcagaatgcatgttttggaatagttttatTAAAATGAAATCaaatatttatatagcccttcttacatcagcttatatctcaaaggtgctgtacagaaacacagcctaaagccccaaacagcaagcaatgcaggtgtagaagcatggtggctaggaaaaactccctagaaaggccaaaacataggaagaaacctggagaggatccaggctatgaagggtggccagtcctcttctggctgtgccgggtagagattataacagaacatggccaagatgttcaaatgttcataaatgaccagcatggtcaaataataataatcacagtagttgtcgagggtgcaacaagtcagcacctcaggagtaaatgtcagttggcttttcatagcagatCATTCAAAGTATCTATACCGCTCCTGCTgtgtctagagagttgaaaacagcaggtctgggacaggtagcacgtccggtgaacaggtcaaggttccatagccgcaggcagaacagttgaaactggagcagcagcacggccaggtggactggggacagcaaggagtcatcatgccaggtagtcctgaggcatggtcctagggcttaggtcctctgagagagagaaagaaagagagaattagcatacttaaattcacacaggacacaggataagacgggagaagtactccagatataacagattgaccctagccccccgacacaaacttcTGCAGCATAAATAGTGGAGGCTGAGACAAGaggagtcaggagacactgtggccacatccgatgacacccccagacaggccaaacaggcaggatataaccccacccactttgccaaagcacagcccccacaccactagagggatatcttaaaccaccaacttaccatcctgagagacaaggccgagtatagcccacaaagatctccgccacggcacaacctaagggggggggggggcgccaacctagacaggaagatcacatcagtgactcaaccctctCAAATGACGCACCCCTCTTagagacggcatggaagagcaccagtaagccagtgactcagcacctgtaatagggttagagtgtaggtatgtacggcaggaccaaatcagagagataggtgggagcaagcccatgtaatgctttgtaggttagcagtaaaaccttgaaatcagcccttgccttgacaggaagccagtgtagggaggctagcactcgagtaatatgatcaaattttttggttctagtcagaattctagcagccatatttagcactaactgaagtttatttagtgcttcatccggttagccggaaagtagagcattgcagtagtctaacctagaagtaacaaaagcatggatacatttttctgcatcatttttggacaaagtttctgatttttgcaatgttacgtagagctgtccttgaaacagtcttgatatgtttgtcaaaagagagatcggggtccagagtaacgctgaggtccttcaccgttttatttgagacgactatacaaccatcaagattaattgtcagattcaacagaagatctctttgtttcttgggaccttgggaccatctctgttttgtccgagtttaaaagtagaaagtttgcagccatccacttccttatgtctgaaacacaggtttctagcgagggcaattttggggcttcaccatgtttcattgaaatgtacagctgtgtgtcatccgcataacagtgaaagttaacattatgttttcgaatgacatccccgagaggtaaaatatatagtgaaaacaatagtggtcctaaaatggaaccttgaggaacaccgaaaatttacagttgatttgtcagatgtcaaaccattcacagagacaaactgatatctttccgacagataagctctaaaccaggccagaacttgtccatgtagaccgatttgggtttccaatctctccaaaagaatgtggtgatcgatggtatca from Oncorhynchus mykiss isolate Arlee chromosome 1, USDA_OmykA_1.1, whole genome shotgun sequence includes:
- the LOC110521723 gene encoding WASH complex subunit 1 isoform X1; the protein is MPTDVKPHRRRRKNSQRPCTHYMLSVVRMSVKQCLEGQVYSVPLIQSDLRREEAVHQIADALLYLETISTDIFTRVSESVERNRSQLQSVTDRIRLAQARVDKIKGSKKATKVFSSAKYPAPDRLQDYSSIFSGATDPASQTRPRYHIQAKLRPLDDKALQEKLCYYPVCVSSKKRSEDETEEGLGGLPRNISSVSSLLLFNTTENLYKKYVFLDPLAGAVTKTHTTLETEKEEKPFDAPLSITKREQLERQTAESYFYVPDLGQVPEIDVPSYLPDLPGIADDLSYSQDLGPGIAPSGPTHTFPELPTFTGEDMSGSQFQVAVPPPPPPPPPEPTHTPAPPPGLPPPPPPPPPPPAESPAEPNRTRSTAPVAGAPGEVVESNSRASLLESIRNAGGIGKAKLRNIKERKMEKKKQKEQEQVVAAASGGDFMSDLFNKLAMRRKGISGKGPGGGDSGEGPAGSGSAFARMSDVIPPLPAPHQPTAEDEDDWEA
- the LOC110521723 gene encoding WASH complex subunit 1 isoform X2, whose amino-acid sequence is MVKRQNGMSVKQCLEGQVYSVPLIQSDLRREEAVHQIADALLYLETISTDIFTRVSESVERNRSQLQSVTDRIRLAQARVDKIKGSKKATKVFSSAKYPAPDRLQDYSSIFSGATDPASQTRPRYHIQAKLRPLDDKALQEKLCYYPVCVSSKKRSEDETEEGLGGLPRNISSVSSLLLFNTTENLYKKYVFLDPLAGAVTKTHTTLETEKEEKPFDAPLSITKREQLERQTAESYFYVPDLGQVPEIDVPSYLPDLPGIADDLSYSQDLGPGIAPSGPTHTFPELPTFTGEDMSGSQFQVAVPPPPPPPPPEPTHTPAPPPGLPPPPPPPPPPPAESPAEPNRTRSTAPVAGAPGEVVESNSRASLLESIRNAGGIGKAKLRNIKERKMEKKKQKEQEQVVAAASGGDFMSDLFNKLAMRRKGISGKGPGGGDSGEGPAGSGSAFARMSDVIPPLPAPHQPTAEDEDDWEA